In a genomic window of Deinococcus ruber:
- a CDS encoding DMT family transporter has protein sequence MTRRASGWATLMVLTAAFLWGLLGIFGKLAQGLGLSPLEIAFWRAALGGGLYLIHALVTRAEFPRGRDALITAAFGLTGVSVFYASYQLAVRSGGASLASVLLYTAPAFVALMGWLFLKERLGLRELAAVAGTLLGISLISLGGGQGMHPSATALAWGLTAGFTYSLYYLYGKLYFPRFASVALYGLALPVGAVGLAPLTHFVHKSPQAWGLLALIAFFSTYLAYLAYSAGLKGLPATRASVIASLEPVVASLLAALLFAERLSALALLGAGLVLGAALLLSVGGEKKEP, from the coding sequence ATGACGCGCCGCGCTTCCGGGTGGGCCACCCTGATGGTGCTCACCGCCGCTTTCCTGTGGGGACTGCTGGGCATTTTCGGCAAGCTGGCGCAGGGGCTGGGGCTGTCGCCGCTGGAAATTGCCTTCTGGCGAGCAGCTCTGGGCGGCGGGCTGTATCTGATTCACGCACTGGTCACGCGGGCCGAGTTTCCCAGGGGCCGCGACGCTCTGATCACTGCTGCCTTCGGCCTGACAGGTGTGAGTGTGTTCTACGCCTCGTACCAGTTGGCGGTCAGAAGTGGCGGTGCCAGCCTCGCCTCGGTGCTGCTGTACACCGCTCCGGCGTTCGTCGCGCTGATGGGCTGGCTGTTCCTGAAAGAGCGGCTGGGCCTGCGCGAACTGGCGGCGGTGGCGGGCACGCTGCTGGGCATCTCGCTGATCTCGCTGGGCGGCGGTCAGGGCATGCACCCTTCGGCCACCGCGCTGGCCTGGGGCCTGACGGCGGGCTTCACCTACAGCCTGTATTACCTGTACGGCAAGCTGTATTTTCCGCGCTTCGCCAGTGTCGCGCTGTATGGTCTGGCCCTTCCGGTGGGCGCGGTGGGGCTGGCTCCGCTCACGCACTTTGTCCACAAGTCGCCGCAGGCCTGGGGACTGCTGGCGCTGATCGCGTTTTTCAGCACGTACCTCGCGTACCTCGCCTACAGCGCGGGCCTGAAAGGGCTTCCCGCCACCCGCGCCAGCGTGATTGCCAGTCTGGAACCGGTGGTCGCCTCGCTGCTGGCCGCCCTGCTGTTTGCCGAGCGGCTGTCGGCGCTGGCGCTGCTGGGCGCAGGGCTGGTGCTGGGCGCGGCGCTGTTGCTGAGCGTAGGCGGTGAGAAGAAGGAGCCGTGA